The window GGTTGAGCAGCTCGCCCCGGCGGTTCATGACTGCCCGCACGGCGCGCAACGGGGTGCGGAAACCACCCGAGGCGAGGGTCTGGTACATGTCCGCCACCTCCAGCGGCGTCTGCCCCACGCTGCCCAGCAAAAAGGAGGGATACACCGTGGCGGGCGGGTCACCGCCCAGGCGCTCGAAGGCATCCACCACCGCCCGCAGGCCAAGCTCCAGGCCCAGATTCACGGTGGCGGCATTGCGCGACTCCGCCAGCGCCCGCCACAGGGGCACGGGGCCGAGAAACTGCTTGTCGTAGTTCTGCGGCGCCCAGAGCCGGCCTTGGGCATCGGTGAGCTGCACGGGCTCATCATCGATCAGACTGCCCAGGCCGTAACTGGCCGGGCGCTCCAGGGCCGCCAGATAGGCGGCGGGCTTGATCAGCGAGCCGATCTGGCGGCGGGCATCCAGCGCCCGGTTGAAGCCGGCGTAACGCGGATCACGCCCACCCACCACGGCACGCACCTCGCCCGCATCCACATCCACCACCAGGGCCGCGGCTTCCAGGTCCTCCTTGCCCCAGGCGTCCAGGCGCCGGGCCACGGCCTGCTCGGCGCGCTCCTGCACCGAGGGTGCCAGGGTGGTGAATATCCGCAAGCCCTCGCTGGCCAGGTCCTCGTTACGGTAATCCCGGCGCAGGTGGCGGCGCACCAGATCCATGAAGGCCGGATAGGCGTTTTCCCGGGCGCGGATGGCGGGCACCACGCCCAGCGGCCGACCCTGGGCGATGCGCGCCTGCTCGGCGCTGATCAGCTGCTGCTCGGCCATCATCCGCAACACCAGATCGCGGCGCGCCTTGGCACGCCGCGGGTTGCTGCGCGGGTTGTAGTAGGACGGCCCCTTCACCAGCGCTACCAGCAGGGCCTGCTGCTCCAGGGGCAGCACTTCCAGCCCGCGGCCGAAGTAGAAGCGGCTGGCCAGGGCGAAGCCGTGGATCGCTCGCTGACCCTGCTGGCCCAGATAGACCTCGTTGAGGTAGGCCTCCAGGATCTCGTCCTTGTCGTAGTGCAGCTCCAGCAGCAGCGCCATCAGCGCCTCGTTGCCCTTGCGCCAGAGAGTGCGCTCGCTGCTCAGGTAGAAGTTCTTGATCAGCTGCTGGGTGAGCGTGCTGCCGCCCTGCACCACCCGCCCGGCCCGCACATTGGCCAGCAGTGCGCGGGCGATGCCGCTGAAGGAAAGGCCATGGTGGCGGTAGAAGTCCCGGTCCTCGGTGACCAGCAAGGCGCCGATCAAGGGGCGGGGCACCTCGTCCAGGCGCACCAGTACCCGGTCTTCCTTGTGGGCGGGGTAGATGCTGCCGATCAGAGCGGGCTCCAGCCGCGCCAGGTCCAGCATCCCGCCCGGCTGCTCCAGGGCGGCGATGCGCCCGCCGCGGATGCGCAGACGCAAGGTGCGGGCCGGCTCCTCGCCGTCGGGGAAGCGAAACCCGCGAGTCTCGACCCGGAAGTAGCCCCCGTCACGGCCGAAACTGCCCGGCCCCCGGCCACGCCGGTAATCCGCCGCCCGCAACTCCTGCTCCAGGGTGGCGGCGCTCAATTCCAGCCCCTGGTAGAGCTCCAGGGGCCGGGCGTAGACCTTGGCGGGCAGCGACCAGCGCTTGCCCTCGAAATGGCTGGTGATGCGCTGATCCAGATACCAGCCCCAGCCCGCCGCCAGCGGCAGGGCCAGCACCAGCAGCAGCAAGAACCCGCGGCGCAGGCGGGCGAACCAGCCGCGCCGGGCCGGCGAGCGCTTCGGGCGCGGGTGCTTTCGGGGTTTGCGCGCTTTCCTGCTCATGAACACTCAGCGGCGTTCAGCCACCAGCCAGTTGTAGATGAAACCGGCCAGCCCCAGGCCGATGAACGCCATCAGCGTCCAGGCGGGGATGCTCAGGCCCAGGATGGTGTGCACCTCGGCGCACTCGCCGCTGCCCTCGAAGACCACGCGGATGGCCTCGAACAGGGGAAAGACGTCCATCAGGTAGTCCAGCCCCGGGCCGCAGGCGGGAACCTCCTCGGCGGGCAGGCTCTGCAGGTATAGGTGGCGTACGGAAACCGCCCCGCCCAGGGCGGCGACCAGCAGCAGCAGCACGCCATAGACCCGTGCGCCCCAGGCCCGCGCCCCGTGCAGGGCGGCAATCAGGAACACCGCACCCAGCGCATAGACACCGATGCGCTGGAACATGCACAACGGGCAGGGTTCCATGCCCAGCGCCAGTTCCATATAGAAGGCCGCCGCGATCAAGACCGCACAGATAATGAAACCGGCCAGGTTGATCAGTCGCGGACGCTCGAGCACTGCTGCCATGTCTGGGGGCTTCCGTGAAGACGACAAAGGCGGAATCTTACCAGAGTGAGCCCGGCTGTCGGGGAACGACGCGGCACCAGGAACGCGGCGAATGAGCTACAACTACCCTGAACACTTGTAGTTTTGCCGCCGAGTGGTTTACTTTCAAACACGCGTTTGAACCATTACAGGATCCCGGGAGGAAGGAGACCTCGCATGACGATCGCGCTGTGGATACTCGCGCTGCTGTTGCTCACCGCGGCCTGCGCCTTTCTGCGCCTGCGGCTGTGGCTGAGCACCCTGCTCCTGTTCACCGCCCTGCTGCTGCTGAGCCTGAGCGGCCAGCTCGCCACCGGCGCCCTGGTGGCGCTGTGGCTGATCGCCGCCATCCTCCTGGTCCCGCTCAACCTTCCGCCGCTGCGCCGGGCACTGCTCAGCGATCGCATCCTCAAGCTGTTCCGCGCCAGCCTCCCGGGCATGTCCCGCACCGAGCAGGAAGCCCTGGAGGCCGGCACCGTATGGTGGGACGGTGAGCTGTTCAGCGGCTACCCGCGCTGGCAGAAGCTGCTGGCCGTGCCGCGCCCGGCCCTGAGCGCCGAGGAGCAGGCCTTCCTGGATGGCCCCACGGAGCAGTTGTGCAAGCTCATGGACGACTGGGAGATTACCCATGAGCGCATGGACCTGCCCCGTCCGGTGTGGGACTACATCCGCGAGCAGGGCTTCATGGGCATGATCATCCCCAAGGAGTACGGCGGCCTGGGCTTCTCGGCCCTGGCCCACTCCGAGGTGGTGATGAAACTCGCCACCCGCAGCCTCACCGGCGCGGTGACGGTGATGGTGCCCAACTCTCTGGGCCCCGCGGAGCTGCTGCTGCACTATGGCACCGCGGAGCAGAAGAACCACTACCTGCCGCGTCTTGCCCGGGGCGAGGAAATCCCCTGCTTTGCCCTCACCGGCCCCGAGGCGGGCTCCGACGCCGCTGCCATGCCCGATACCGGGGTGGTCTGCCACGGCGAGCATAACGGCGAGCAGGTCATCGGCCTGCGGCTGAACTGGGAGAAGCGCTACATCACCCTGGGCCCGGTGGCCACCGTGCTGGGGCTCGCCTTCAAGGTGCAGGACCCGGAGCGGCTGCTGGGCGGCGAGGAGGAGCTGGGCATCACCTGCGCGCTGATTCCCACCGACACCCCGGGCGTGGAAATCGGCAATCGCCACATCCCGCTGAACATCCCCTTCCAGAACGGCCCCAACAGCGGCCGGGATGTGTTCATCCCGCTGGAGTGGGTCATCGGCGGCCGGGAGATGATCGGCCGCGGCTGGCACATGCTGATGGATTGCCTCTCCGCGGGGCGCTCCATCTCCCTGCCCGCCGCCGGCACCGGTGGGGGCAAGCTGGCCACCCTCAGCGCCGGCGCCTATGCCCGGGTACGGCGCCAGTTCAACGCGCCGGTGGCCGAATTCGAGGGCGTGCAGGAAGCGCTGGGCCGCATCGCCGGGCTCACCTACCGCATGGACGCCACCCGCGTGCTCACCGCCACCGCCGTGGACCTGGGGGAGAAGCCCTCGGTGCTCTCGGCCATCGCCAAATACCATCTCTCGGAAGGCATGCGCCAGGTAATGAACGATGCCATGGACGTGCACGGCGGGCGCGGCATCTGCCTGGGGCCGAGCAATTATCTGGGCCGGGGCTATCAGGGTATTCCGGTAAGCATCACCGTGGAGGGGGCGAATATCCTCACCCGCAACCTGATGATCTTCGGCCAGGGGGCGATCCGCTGCCACCCCTACCTGCTGCGCGA is drawn from Alkalilimnicola sp. S0819 and contains these coding sequences:
- the mrcB gene encoding penicillin-binding protein 1B, with product MSRKARKPRKHPRPKRSPARRGWFARLRRGFLLLLVLALPLAAGWGWYLDQRITSHFEGKRWSLPAKVYARPLELYQGLELSAATLEQELRAADYRRGRGPGSFGRDGGYFRVETRGFRFPDGEEPARTLRLRIRGGRIAALEQPGGMLDLARLEPALIGSIYPAHKEDRVLVRLDEVPRPLIGALLVTEDRDFYRHHGLSFSGIARALLANVRAGRVVQGGSTLTQQLIKNFYLSSERTLWRKGNEALMALLLELHYDKDEILEAYLNEVYLGQQGQRAIHGFALASRFYFGRGLEVLPLEQQALLVALVKGPSYYNPRSNPRRAKARRDLVLRMMAEQQLISAEQARIAQGRPLGVVPAIRARENAYPAFMDLVRRHLRRDYRNEDLASEGLRIFTTLAPSVQERAEQAVARRLDAWGKEDLEAAALVVDVDAGEVRAVVGGRDPRYAGFNRALDARRQIGSLIKPAAYLAALERPASYGLGSLIDDEPVQLTDAQGRLWAPQNYDKQFLGPVPLWRALAESRNAATVNLGLELGLRAVVDAFERLGGDPPATVYPSFLLGSVGQTPLEVADMYQTLASGGFRTPLRAVRAVMNRRGELLNRYALSVQRVFDSEAVYLVNHALRGAVSEGTGRGLARWLPASRGVAGKTGTTNDTRDSWFAGYTRDLLGVVWVGRDDNGRTGLTGSSGALTIWGELFAELPLRAPRADTPTGVETLWVENGSGLLAAEHCEGARLLPYYRGLGPAEQAACVGERGRLDRARDWIKGLFE
- a CDS encoding acyl-CoA dehydrogenase, which translates into the protein MTIALWILALLLLTAACAFLRLRLWLSTLLLFTALLLLSLSGQLATGALVALWLIAAILLVPLNLPPLRRALLSDRILKLFRASLPGMSRTEQEALEAGTVWWDGELFSGYPRWQKLLAVPRPALSAEEQAFLDGPTEQLCKLMDDWEITHERMDLPRPVWDYIREQGFMGMIIPKEYGGLGFSALAHSEVVMKLATRSLTGAVTVMVPNSLGPAELLLHYGTAEQKNHYLPRLARGEEIPCFALTGPEAGSDAAAMPDTGVVCHGEHNGEQVIGLRLNWEKRYITLGPVATVLGLAFKVQDPERLLGGEEELGITCALIPTDTPGVEIGNRHIPLNIPFQNGPNSGRDVFIPLEWVIGGREMIGRGWHMLMDCLSAGRSISLPAAGTGGGKLATLSAGAYARVRRQFNAPVAEFEGVQEALGRIAGLTYRMDATRVLTATAVDLGEKPSVLSAIAKYHLSEGMRQVMNDAMDVHGGRGICLGPSNYLGRGYQGIPVSITVEGANILTRNLMIFGQGAIRCHPYLLREMQAAQSDDRAAFDRAFWGHIGFWLSNKVRSFTLGLTGGWLSMPRGDKDTRRYYRQLNRYSAAYALVADSALLSLGGALKRKESLSARLGDVLSYLYMASACLKHYEDQGRPRDDLPLLRWNLLELTRLIESRLDQVLRELPLRPLAWGLRPLVFPLGRHRRPTPLNLLRQLSDLASRRTPSRERLIKGAFRSLDPDDPIGRIEYAFDQALSAEPLEQRLKQARRDGKLQDGAEPIAAALATGLLEAAEAEQLRRAREARRAAIMVDDFAPDYFPKEETQ
- a CDS encoding disulfide bond formation protein B; this translates as MAAVLERPRLINLAGFIICAVLIAAAFYMELALGMEPCPLCMFQRIGVYALGAVFLIAALHGARAWGARVYGVLLLLVAALGGAVSVRHLYLQSLPAEEVPACGPGLDYLMDVFPLFEAIRVVFEGSGECAEVHTILGLSIPAWTLMAFIGLGLAGFIYNWLVAERR